Part of the Woronichinia naegeliana WA131 genome, AGAACCAGGTAGAGAGGCGAGAAAATAATCAATACAGAAAGTGAAAAGACAATATCAAAAGCTCGTTTCGCGATCGCCCCGTCTAGGGCTTGCAGCCAGGAAGCTTGATATCTTCTTTGGGAAAACGTAGGAGAAAACCCACGTCTCATCAAAGCTTGAACAGCCTTGACAGAGATAAGTTGGCTATTAGCAGTCATCGTACTCCTTCACATCACATCACACCACACTGTCCCAATGATAAAGCTAGATAAGCCGAATTAGACTGATCCAGACTAAAAAAAGAGACTTTTTTGTTGCTGAACCCTAGACAAAAAATGTCTGACAACATTCCTCTAGGAACCTCTGATAAGACGTTGCAAAGATTGCTTGAGAAAATTTTGCCGCCTGTTGACGACAAGGCTCTGGGTTAAATTGATGCTGAAGTTGAGAAAAAGTTTCAACTGTCTGCACCAAGGAAGCCGGATTTTGCGCTGCAAAGAACAGCCCTGTCCCCTCTTCAGGATTTTGACGCAAATCGATGACAGTTTCAAGGGCACCACCACCACCATAGGCAATAACTGGAGTTCCACAGGCCTGGGCCTCAACTAAGGCAATGCCAAAGTCCTCACAGGCTCCATACACAAAAGCTTTTGCTCGTCCCATATAACTTTCGACCACCGTATTGGGTTGACTCCCTAACAATTGAATGTTGGGTTTGGCGATCGCCTGTAGTTTAGCCAGATCTGGGCCATCGCCAATCACCACCAGAGGAAGCCCCAATTGGTTAAAGGCAAGCACAATTAATTGAATGTGTTTATAGCTTACTAAACGGGAGACTGTTAGATAAAAATCCTCCTTTTGAGTTTGATAGGAAAATCGCTCAATATTAACCGGCGGATAAATGACTTTGGCCTCTCGACGATAACACCGCCAAATCCGTCTAGCCGTATGACGAGAATTGGCAATAAAATAATCCACTCGATTGG contains:
- a CDS encoding glycosyltransferase, with the translated sequence MKYALVHEWLTPKATGGSELVVQAILEQVEADLYALIDFESTNPKSYLFNRKIGTTFLQNFPLAVNGVQKYLPLLPLAIEQLDLGNYDVILSSSHAVAKGVLTSPHQLHLCYCHTPMRYAWDLTFDYLNHSAMGQGLPGILTRYLLHRLRLWDVISANRVDYFIANSRHTARRIWRCYRREAKVIYPPVNIERFSYQTQKEDFYLTVSRLVSYKHIQLIVLAFNQLGLPLVVIGDGPDLAKLQAIAKPNIQLLGSQPNTVVESYMGRAKAFVYGACEDFGIALVEAQACGTPVIAYGGGGALETVIDLRQNPEEGTGLFFAAQNPASLVQTVETFSQLQHQFNPEPCRQQAAKFSQAIFATSYQRFLEECCQTFFV